The genome window GCGGCGCCGTCGGCGTCTGGCGTGCCCTCGCATCCGGCGATCGTGCGGGCGCCATTGTTTTCAACGATAGCGAAATCGCCGCCGTCAGGCCACAACGCAGCGAAGCCAACGCGATGACGATTCTCGGGCATATTGTGCGCATGAATCACGCACTCAAAGTCGACGCCGACCAGCAGCCCAATCCCAATGCATTCAACAACGCACTCCGCCGCGCCGCTCAAATCGCCACACACGACGTATTAATTGTCATCGTCTCCGACATGGCCGGTGTCGACGCAGACAGCGAACGCCTCGTCGCGCAAATGGCCGCCCACAACGACGTGCTCACCCTCATGACTCACGACCACTCACGCATCGACGCCTTCAATGATGCACTCAACGTATCCGATGGCACACAGCAAACCGAAGTCAACTTCACCGACAAAACCACCCGCGACCATTTAAAATCCGACTTTGACCTAGAACAGCACAAACTAGAAAAGCACCTACGCCGACTCGCCGCGCCCATGCTCATGATCAGCAACGGCGAAGACACCGTGACCCAACTACGCCGCCAACTAGGCGTGCCCGTTTTAAAGAAAACGTAGGGGCTTTGCTTGCGAAGCCCGCGACAACACCACAACGCCACACACCACCAAAACCCTTCGAAACCACCACAAAGCACCCACCTTCTCGAACAACCGAGCCCACCTGCACATTCGCGGGCTTCGCGAGCAAAGCCCCTACAAAAAAAAGAATCACAAAAAAATGAAACCACGGCCCATACGTAAAACAGACAATCTACGCATCGGTCGTGTCTCCATTCCACATGCGCGGTATTTCATGACACTCTGCACCGAATCCAGAAAAACAAACCTCACTAACCCATTAACTGCCACCGCCATCCTCAATGCCTGGCGCGCACAGCACTCCACCCACGACTACACCTTTCACTGCGCGACGATCATGCCCGATCACATTCATTGGCTCTGCACTTTAGGCACACGACTCACACTCGCTCAAATCATCAGCAAATTCAAAACAAAGACCAAAGGTGCGATGGAGCAAGCAAAGCTCACATGGCAGCGCAACTACCATGACCATCGCCTTCGCGCCGACGACGCACTGGAACCATTCAGTAAATATATCTTCCTCAACCCATACCGTAAGCAGCTCTTATCAATCAACCAGACATGGCCGCACTGGAGATTAAGTCGCGACTATACGCCCGAATTCACTTTAGCCTTAAACAGCAACCAAGGCCCACAACCCGAATGGCTTTCCGAAACACCGACACTCCAAGAAATCATCGACAATGATTTAGGACGCAATACGTAGGGGCTTTGCTTGCGAAGCCCGCGACACCACGAAACATCCCAAGCGCCAAAAAACCTTTCGCCACCACCACAACGCACCGTAGGACTCACCGTCCATCGTAATCACTTGCACATTCGCGGTCTTCGCGAGCAAAGCCCCTACGATTTAAACAAATTAAAACCGAACCCTTGGAACCCGACTCACAAAGCCTCAGCAATCTGCACGACATCGTCGTGCCTGCTGCCCCTAGCTTCTGGCCACCGGCCAGCGGGTTTTGGATACTCATCGCCCTGGTTCTCATGCTACTGATCTCCGCGGCATGGTGCATCACTCAATCGCGCCGACGCAACGCCTACCGTCGCGCAGGACTCACACTACTGGAATCGGCCACGACCGCTTACGAAATTAACGTTGTGCTCAAACGCGTTGCGCTCGCCGTGTTCCCTCGGGAACAGGTCGCCGCCCTCCATGGTGAGGACTGGATACGGTTCATGCAGGCCACCTGCCCTGGCGAACAATTCGAGCCACTCAGTCAATCGGACGAAGCCACGCCCGCCACCGAATCCATTCGTGCCAGCGCTCGCACATGGATTCGCAAACACCAAGCCCAAGCTGCCAAGTGATCTTACTCGCATATCCTTGGCTGCTCGTGCTGCTACTGCTGCCGCTCATCGCGCGTATGTTACTGCCAGCCTACCACCCGCAAAAGCCCGCACTCTGGGCACCGTGGTATGCGCGCGTCGTCAATTTACTCAAAGGCAGCCACGCTCCCAATAAACAGGCCGCGCCACAATCGCGCAGCCAACTCACACTCACATGGGCAATGTGGACCTTACTCGTGCTGGCACTCACACGCCCTCAATTCCTCGAAGAGCCGATCTCGCAGACCTTACCAACCCGTGACTTGCTACTCATCGTCGATCTATCCGGCTCCATGGAAGCCAGTGACTTTACCGCGCCCGACGGCGAAAAAATCGACCGTCTGACTGCCGTCAAATCGGTGCTCGATGAATTCCTCGAGCGCCGCCAAGGCGACCGCGTCGGGCTGATTGTCTTTGGTAATGCCCCTTTCGTGCAGGTGCCCTTCACTCAAGACCTCGATGCCTGCCGCATCTTACTGGAAGAAACCACTGTCCGCATGGCCGGCCCGCGCACCGTATTTGGCGATGCGATTGGCTTAGGCATTACTCTGTTTGAACGCAGCGAAGTCGAAGACCGCGTCATCATCGCACTGACCGATGGCAACGACACCGGCAGTAAAGTGCCACCTGCCGAAGCCGCTAAAATTGCTAAAGACCAAGACGTCCAGATCCACGTCGTCGGCGTCGGCGACCCCACCACGACTGGCGAAGATGCGCTCGACGAAGACGCTCTCACCACCGTGGCATCGACCACCGGCGGACAGTATTTCCACGCCAATGATCGCGACGAACTGGAATCCATCTACACCGAACTCGACCGTATCGACTCACGTGACATCGAGTCCGAAACCTATCGCCCACGCCGCGATCTGTTCTACTGGCCACTCGCAGCGATGCTAGCGCTCAGTTGCGCTCAAATGCTACTCAGCTCAACTCGAAAGGAGGCGCAACATGGCTGACTTTCACTTTCTACGACCATGGTGGTTACTTGCGATCCTGCCCTGTGCACTGCTGTGGCTACGCGCCTGGCAACAATCCACCTCACTCGGCAATCTTGCGAAGTCCGTCGATCCGCACCTGCTCAAGCACCTGCTAATTGATGCAAACTCGACCAAACAGTTCCGACCACCTCACTTACTCGCAGCCACACTCGTATTATCGATACTCGCACTCGCGGGTCCGAGCTGGAAACAAACACCCGCGCCCTTTGCCGATGCCCAAGCCGGCCTGTTCGTTATCTTACGCGTCAGCCCGACCATGCAAGCGACCGATGTGCAGCCCACGCGACTCGAGCGCGCGCGGCACAAACTCAGCGACCTACTCGAAGCACGCGCCGGCACAGCCACCGGATTGATTGCCTACAATGGCAGCGCGCACCTCGTCATGCCGCTGACGAAAGATGACCGCATCATCAGCACCATGTCTGAAAGCCTCAGCCCCGAGATCATGCCCCGCGATGGCGATGCCTTAGGCGACGCGCTCCAACTCGCACACAGCTTTTTCGAACGTGCCAACATGGCTGGCTCGATTCTAGTCATCACCGATAGCGTCACTCAAAGCGACGGCCTCAGCAGTCCACTGCCGGTGCAGTTCTGGTCGATCCAGTCACCACAAGCCCCAGTCACACCCGAGATACAGACCGCAGCGCGCCAACTCAATGCCTCCGTCACCAAGCTCAGCATCGACGACACCGACGTGCAACAAATCGCCCGCCGTGCCCAATCCGACTTTGCCAACGCCAGCAACGATGCCCTCGGTAACCGTTGGCAAGATGGCGGCTATACACTGCTACCGCTGCTCGCCCTACTCTATTTGCTCAACTTTAGAAAGGGCTGGCAGCTATGATACGTCGACTCATCTATTGTGCCTGGGGAATCACAATGCTCATATTGGCAGCCTGCCTGTTTACCGATGCTGGCAACATTCGGCGCCCCGACGACCTTGCCTACAAGCTGTATGCAAAAGGTGAATACAAGGAAGCCGCCCAAACCTTCACCAACAGCGAATGGCAAGCCATCGCCCTCTATCGCGCAGGCGACTTCAAAGCCGCCGCCAACATTTTTGCAGGCTACGACACACCCGAAGGCTGCTTTAACCACGGCAACGCACTCGTTTTTCAGGGCAACTATACCGCCGCAGCTGATCGCTATAGTCGTGCCCTCGAACTACGCCCGGATTGGGAAGCTGCCATAACCAATCGCGGCATCGCACTCGCCCGCGCCAAGTTACTCGAGTTCCAAGGCGGCGAAGGCACCGGCGGCAAGCTCGGTGCGGATGACACCATCATCTCCAACCAGCCCCCCAGCGACACTCCCAACGACCAGACAGAAATCGTCGAAGACGCCGCGCCACTCAGCGACGCCGAACTCCGCGCCGTCTGGCTGCGCCAGGTGCAAACCAACCCAGCCGATTTCCTAAAATCCAAGTTCAGCTACCAAGCCAGCAAGGAGGCAAAGCAATGAGTGCACCATCAAATTGTAGGGGCTTTGCTCGCGAAGTCCGCGACGCCACGAAAAACTCCCAAGCGTCCAAAGCCCTCCGCAACCACCGCATCGCCCCAAGCAATTCCCTCCAGCGTAGGGGCTTTGCTCGCGAAGACCGCGACACCGCGAAAACCTCACAAACGTCCAAAGCCCCTTCGAAACCACCACAAAGCTTCGAACCACTCACTGCACCGCGTAACCACTTGCACATCCGCGGGCTTCGCAAGCAAAGCCCCTACGTTTTACTCCTACTGCTATTCTCACTGTCCCTCCACGCAGCCGAAGACATCGTCGTGCGCACCAACATCAGTCCGGAATCGGTTTGGGTCGGCCAACGCATGACACTCCAAATCGACGTGCTGGGCAAAGACGGCTGGGCGCAGATCAGCGACATTGACGCCGTCGAAATACCAAACTGCTACCTACTTCCCTCGGGTAACAGCCGCGTGCGCCTACAAGAAAGAATCGAAGGTGCCGACTACTCCGGACAACGCTATGAGCTCTCACTCTACCCACAGCGCGATGGTAGCATTGAAATCCCAGCGCTCTCACTCCCCGTGAAAATACAAACCTGGGGCGCCGGTGCAGGCACCAACGAGCAAGTCGTCACCACCGAACCACGCTCAATCGAAGCCAAACTCCCTGCAGGCGTGCAAAATGTGCACAGCTTCGTCGCCTCGTCGAAATTCACCGCCACGCAAACATGGAGCTCCGATGCCAGTGACTTCAAAGTCGGCGATGCACTGAAACGCAGCATTCAACTAAGGGCCGACAATTTACCAGCGATGCTCCTACCCACTATCGCGTATCCAGACATCGAATACCTCAGCAACTACCCCGAAACACCAGAGCTCAGCGACACGACCGAACGGTCGACTCCCCTTGGACTACGCAACGAGTCGATTACCTACCTCTTCGAAGCCAACGGCACCGCTCAATTACCGGACTACAGTTTCCAGTGGTGGGACACACAGACTGAAACCCTAACAACGGTCACCCTTGAAGGCAGACAAATCCAAATAAGTGGAGGCATGACACACCATGCACACTCAAATGAAGCAAGCAGCACAGCACACTGGAAATGGTCGATTGTTATACTCTTTTGCATCGTCGTTACCATCGTCATCGTGCGCCGCGCGCAGACCCAGCGTAACTCTAATACCGAGAGAACCCTCTTCAACCAGCTATTGAAACAAGCGCAAAACGGAAACGTATCCGCAATTCTCAACGCCTCCTTTCTCTGGTTAGAAAGCCTCCCCACGCAGCCGCGACAACTTAGCCTCTTCTTTAAAACACATGCTGACAAAAACACTGCAACCTTGGCCGAGGCATGGATCCGCGATCCCGGTTCGTCAATCAGCCCAGATCAACGCCGAAAATTGGTGAAAGCGCTTCGGCACGCACGAAAGCAAGCACTTGTAATCACACGGCAATTTGACCATTTATCAAAAGCACAGAAGTGCCTCCCACAGCTGAACGAATAGATATCGTGCTCGATATCATCTGACACAGCACATAATTTAAGCCTCAAAATCTAATCTAACACTTCAAAACAATAAACAGCATGCTACGCACCTACATTATTCCCCTTACCCTCGCTAGCGTTATAGCCGCTCAATCAACGCAAGCTGCAGGCCTCTGGCTTCACGAAACTGGAACCGAAGATCTCGGGGTAGCCACTGCTGGTCGCGCGGCCACAGCTGGCGATGCGACTATCGCCAGTGGTAACCCAGCCGGCATGCCACTCTTGACGGAACAAGATAATCTCGTCGTGACCTCTCAAATTCTCTACGTAGACAGCCGCTTCGATAGCGAGACGAAGGTCAACGGGGGCGGCAACGGGGGCAATGCTGGAGGAGTCATCCCCAGTGGCACTGCCTCCTACGTGCACAAATATAGCGATGACCTGGCCTTCGGGCTCAGCTTCGGATCCTACTTCGGACTTGGCTTGGACTACGGCGACGACTGGGAAGGACGCTACTATGTAACTGAAGCTGAACTCCTCACCATGGGGCTCAATCCGTCTGTCGGTTATCGTATCAACGACCAATTGCTGATCGGCGGAGGCGCAAATTTTTTCTACTCCACACTCGACCAGCGCGCGGCAGTCAAGAACGTGCTCAACCCAAGCCAAGGCGACGGAAAGCTCAAACTTGAAGACGACACCTTCGGTGCCGGCTACAACCTAGGAATCATGTTCGAACTGACAGAAGACACGCGTATCGGTCTGACCTACCGCTCGCAAGTCGACCTTGAGTTTGAAGATGCCCTCGAATTTTCAAACTTAGGCCCTGCCTTGTCAGGCCTAGAAGGGACAAAAGCAGACCTCGAGCTGAACGTGCCACAACAAATCCTCCTCGGCTTACATCATCAGCTAAACGACGATTGGACGATCATGGCGAGTGTCGCTTGGCAAGAATGGAGCGAGTTCGGTAAGCAAGAGATCTCGATCACAAGCCCCAACCCGGCCGACATCGAAAAAGATCTCGAGTTTGACGACACATGGCATTTCGCCCTTGGCGCTCAATATCAAATCAATCCCGAGCTACGCTGGTCGGTTGGCATCAGTCACGACACCTCACCGATCGACAAAGCCGAAAACCGCACTCCTGATATCCCCTTTGATCGCATCTGGCGTTTTGCCACAGGCCTAAACTACCAATGGAAGGAAAACATCTCTATCGGCCTCGCCTATGAATATATGGACCTGGGTAGTGCTGAAGTAGACGTAACAGGCAACCCCGTGCGCGGAGACCTCAAAGGTGATTACAGCACCAACGCGGTTCACTTCTACGCCCTAAATTTCAACATGACCTTCTAGGCTCAATCGGCAGCGTCTCAGCTGCAGCGACTCATTTGACTCTCAATCACCAATAACCAAAAAACATGAAGTATATCCACACATCGAGGCTGACGAAAGTCGTCGGCCTGACCATCGCAGCGCTCAGCAGCACTGCACTCTACGCGGCGGATAAGCCGAACATCCTCGTCATTTGGGGCGACGACATCGGCGTGCACAACATCAGCGCCTACAATCACGGCATCATGGGCTACCAGACGCCCAACATCGATCGCCTCGCCAATGAAGGCGCGCTCTTCACTGATTCCTATGCACAGCAAAGCTGCACCGCCGGCCGCTCCTCTTTCATCCTAGGCCAACACCCGTTCCGCACCGGCCTGCTCACCATCGGCATGCCTGGCTCTGACCACGGCATCCCCGACTGGGCGCCCACACTGGGTGACTTGCTCAAGGAAGAAGGCTACATGACCGCTCAATACGGCAAAAATCACCTTGGCGACCAAGACAAGCACCTACCCACCGCGCACGGATTCGACGAATTTTACGGCAACCTTTACCACCTGAATGCGGAAGAAGAGCCAGAAGGCTACTACTATCCGAAAGACCCTGCCTTTAAGGAAAAATACGGCCCACGCGGTGTGATCCGCTCGACAGCCGACGGCAAAATCGAAGACACTGGCCCCATGACGCGCAAGCGCATGGAAACCGCTGACGATGATTTCCTCGCCAACGGCTTGGACTTCATTGAACGCGCGAACAAAGCCGACAAGCCATTCTTCATGTGGTTCAGCAGCACACGCATGCACGTCTGGACTCGCCTCAAAGAAGAGTCCATGGGTGTCACTGGCATCGGAATCTATCCGGACGGCATGGTGGAGCACGACGGACATGTCGGCCAACTACTCGCCAAACTCGACGAGCTCGGCATCACCGATAACACCATCATCGTCTACAGCACCGACAACGGCGCTGAAACCGTTTCATGGCCCGACGGCGGCATCACGCCCTTCAAGGGCGAAAAAGGAACGACCTGGGAAGGTGGCTTCCGCGTGCCAATGATCGTCAAATGGCCTGGCGTCATCAAAGGCGGCACTAAGATCAACGATATCATCTCTCAAGAAGACTGGATTCCAACACTCATGGCAGCCGCTGGTCAGCCAGAAATCAAAGAGAAGCTCAAAGAAGGTTATACAGCCAACGGCACCGAGTGGAAGGTGCATCTCGACGGTTACAACTTCCTGCCTTACTTCAGTGGTGAAGTCGACGAAGGCCCTCGCTCGCAAATCTTCTACTTCGGTCAAGGCGGCGAGCTCAACGCGATCCGCTGGAACGACTGGAAGGTGCACTTCGCGATCCTCGAAGGTAACATCACCGACGCCCAGCGCATCGAAACCTCATGGCCACTCATCATCAACTTGAAGGCCGACCCGTATGAGCACGCATGGGAACACTCTGGCATGTATCTCCGCTGGATGGCCGACAACATGTGGCTGTTCGTGCCGATTCAGGATGAAATCCAAACATTCCTCGGTTCATTGAATGGCTACCCATTCCAAGAAGGCCAGGCGCTGAACGCGGGTAACATCAACTACCAGTCGCTCAAAGCACTACAGATCCTCAAGCAGATCACCGAAAAGGGCTTGTTCGAAATGCCGAACAACTAAAGCCGCTTTTTAATACCAAGCTTATCAATGCGAGTCCCAGTGGGGCTCGCATTTTTTTGTGCGCTATCAGACGTAGGGGCTTTGCTCGCGAAGCCCGCGGATGTGCAAGCGGTTGTGGAGGAAGAAATGGTGGTTCGACGCGTTGTGGTGGTTTCGAAAGGGCTTTGGACGTTTGTCACGTTGCGGTGTGGTCGCGGGCTTCGCGAGCAAAGCCCCGAAGAGGGAACTGAGATCGACGGCTTTAGCTCCAGTTTTTGTTCAACACATTGACTCCCCAACACTTTGATCGCCCCTTTTCAATAACTGCTAATAAACGATCAAGCGTAGGGGCTTTGCTTGTCCGAAACCATGAGCCTGCCGAATTGGCGAAGCCCGCGTATGTGCAAGCGGTTGTGGAGGAAGAAATCGTGGTTCGATGCGTTGTGGTGGTTTCGAGAGGGCTTTGGACGTTTGGGGCGTTTCTGTGTTCTCGCGGGCTTCGCACCTGTCCGCCGTAGCCTTGGCGAAGGAGGAAGCAAAGCCCCTACGAATGATAGTTGCGTTGAAAGCTCG of Lentimonas sp. CC4 contains these proteins:
- a CDS encoding DUF58 domain-containing protein encodes the protein MNWNLLKRKKAKAESTSGAYAELDQLIRLRFETQDFSLRPTQPVSSVLSGRYGSKLRGRGMDFVEIRRYLPGDDTRTMDWKVTARTRQPHVRVCAEEKDRAVLMIVDQRQNMFFGTKRQMKSVTAAECGAVGVWRALASGDRAGAIVFNDSEIAAVRPQRSEANAMTILGHIVRMNHALKVDADQQPNPNAFNNALRRAAQIATHDVLIVIVSDMAGVDADSERLVAQMAAHNDVLTLMTHDHSRIDAFNDALNVSDGTQQTEVNFTDKTTRDHLKSDFDLEQHKLEKHLRRLAAPMLMISNGEDTVTQLRRQLGVPVLKKT
- a CDS encoding transposase, producing MKPRPIRKTDNLRIGRVSIPHARYFMTLCTESRKTNLTNPLTATAILNAWRAQHSTHDYTFHCATIMPDHIHWLCTLGTRLTLAQIISKFKTKTKGAMEQAKLTWQRNYHDHRLRADDALEPFSKYIFLNPYRKQLLSINQTWPHWRLSRDYTPEFTLALNSNQGPQPEWLSETPTLQEIIDNDLGRNT
- a CDS encoding DUF4381 domain-containing protein, with amino-acid sequence MEPDSQSLSNLHDIVVPAAPSFWPPASGFWILIALVLMLLISAAWCITQSRRRNAYRRAGLTLLESATTAYEINVVLKRVALAVFPREQVAALHGEDWIRFMQATCPGEQFEPLSQSDEATPATESIRASARTWIRKHQAQAAK
- a CDS encoding VWA domain-containing protein; translation: MDSQTPSPSCQVILLAYPWLLVLLLLPLIARMLLPAYHPQKPALWAPWYARVVNLLKGSHAPNKQAAPQSRSQLTLTWAMWTLLVLALTRPQFLEEPISQTLPTRDLLLIVDLSGSMEASDFTAPDGEKIDRLTAVKSVLDEFLERRQGDRVGLIVFGNAPFVQVPFTQDLDACRILLEETTVRMAGPRTVFGDAIGLGITLFERSEVEDRVIIALTDGNDTGSKVPPAEAAKIAKDQDVQIHVVGVGDPTTTGEDALDEDALTTVASTTGGQYFHANDRDELESIYTELDRIDSRDIESETYRPRRDLFYWPLAAMLALSCAQMLLSSTRKEAQHG
- a CDS encoding VWA domain-containing protein gives rise to the protein MADFHFLRPWWLLAILPCALLWLRAWQQSTSLGNLAKSVDPHLLKHLLIDANSTKQFRPPHLLAATLVLSILALAGPSWKQTPAPFADAQAGLFVILRVSPTMQATDVQPTRLERARHKLSDLLEARAGTATGLIAYNGSAHLVMPLTKDDRIISTMSESLSPEIMPRDGDALGDALQLAHSFFERANMAGSILVITDSVTQSDGLSSPLPVQFWSIQSPQAPVTPEIQTAARQLNASVTKLSIDDTDVQQIARRAQSDFANASNDALGNRWQDGGYTLLPLLALLYLLNFRKGWQL
- a CDS encoding tetratricopeptide repeat protein, which codes for MIRRLIYCAWGITMLILAACLFTDAGNIRRPDDLAYKLYAKGEYKEAAQTFTNSEWQAIALYRAGDFKAAANIFAGYDTPEGCFNHGNALVFQGNYTAAADRYSRALELRPDWEAAITNRGIALARAKLLEFQGGEGTGGKLGADDTIISNQPPSDTPNDQTEIVEDAAPLSDAELRAVWLRQVQTNPADFLKSKFSYQASKEAKQ
- a CDS encoding BatD family protein; this encodes MSAPSNCRGFAREVRDATKNSQASKALRNHRIAPSNSLQRRGFAREDRDTAKTSQTSKAPSKPPQSFEPLTAPRNHLHIRGLRKQSPYVLLLLLFSLSLHAAEDIVVRTNISPESVWVGQRMTLQIDVLGKDGWAQISDIDAVEIPNCYLLPSGNSRVRLQERIEGADYSGQRYELSLYPQRDGSIEIPALSLPVKIQTWGAGAGTNEQVVTTEPRSIEAKLPAGVQNVHSFVASSKFTATQTWSSDASDFKVGDALKRSIQLRADNLPAMLLPTIAYPDIEYLSNYPETPELSDTTERSTPLGLRNESITYLFEANGTAQLPDYSFQWWDTQTETLTTVTLEGRQIQISGGMTHHAHSNEASSTAHWKWSIVILFCIVVTIVIVRRAQTQRNSNTERTLFNQLLKQAQNGNVSAILNASFLWLESLPTQPRQLSLFFKTHADKNTATLAEAWIRDPGSSISPDQRRKLVKALRHARKQALVITRQFDHLSKAQKCLPQLNE
- a CDS encoding OmpP1/FadL family transporter, which produces MLRTYIIPLTLASVIAAQSTQAAGLWLHETGTEDLGVATAGRAATAGDATIASGNPAGMPLLTEQDNLVVTSQILYVDSRFDSETKVNGGGNGGNAGGVIPSGTASYVHKYSDDLAFGLSFGSYFGLGLDYGDDWEGRYYVTEAELLTMGLNPSVGYRINDQLLIGGGANFFYSTLDQRAAVKNVLNPSQGDGKLKLEDDTFGAGYNLGIMFELTEDTRIGLTYRSQVDLEFEDALEFSNLGPALSGLEGTKADLELNVPQQILLGLHHQLNDDWTIMASVAWQEWSEFGKQEISITSPNPADIEKDLEFDDTWHFALGAQYQINPELRWSVGISHDTSPIDKAENRTPDIPFDRIWRFATGLNYQWKENISIGLAYEYMDLGSAEVDVTGNPVRGDLKGDYSTNAVHFYALNFNMTF
- a CDS encoding arylsulfatase, with the translated sequence MKYIHTSRLTKVVGLTIAALSSTALYAADKPNILVIWGDDIGVHNISAYNHGIMGYQTPNIDRLANEGALFTDSYAQQSCTAGRSSFILGQHPFRTGLLTIGMPGSDHGIPDWAPTLGDLLKEEGYMTAQYGKNHLGDQDKHLPTAHGFDEFYGNLYHLNAEEEPEGYYYPKDPAFKEKYGPRGVIRSTADGKIEDTGPMTRKRMETADDDFLANGLDFIERANKADKPFFMWFSSTRMHVWTRLKEESMGVTGIGIYPDGMVEHDGHVGQLLAKLDELGITDNTIIVYSTDNGAETVSWPDGGITPFKGEKGTTWEGGFRVPMIVKWPGVIKGGTKINDIISQEDWIPTLMAAAGQPEIKEKLKEGYTANGTEWKVHLDGYNFLPYFSGEVDEGPRSQIFYFGQGGELNAIRWNDWKVHFAILEGNITDAQRIETSWPLIINLKADPYEHAWEHSGMYLRWMADNMWLFVPIQDEIQTFLGSLNGYPFQEGQALNAGNINYQSLKALQILKQITEKGLFEMPNN